The following proteins come from a genomic window of Sinorhizobium fredii NGR234:
- a CDS encoding Re/Si-specific NAD(P)(+) transhydrogenase subunit alpha — translation MKIATPSEVFGGEARVAMTPDSALHLQKLGYECLIETGAGKLAGYSDDAYRAAGVKVVEDPSALYAAGDVIAKVRPPEPSEVAHLLPGQTLISFFYPAQNNELLELARSNGANIIAMDMVPRISRAQKMDALSSMANIAGYRAVIEAGSNFGRFFTGQVTAAGKVPPAKVLIIGAGVAGLAAIGTATSLGAVTYAFDVRPEVAEQIESMGAEFVYLDFPDQQQDGAATGGYAAPSSPEFREKQLAKFREMAPEIDIVITTALIPGRAAPKLWLADMVAAMKPGSVVVDLAAERGGNCDLTVPDQKVVSANGVTVIGYTDFPSRMAAQASTLYATNVRHMVSDLTPAKDGVIVHNMDDDVIRGATVTKDGEITYPPPPPKIQAIAAQKPREKVKELTPEEKRAAEVAAFKAQTKTQGILLFVATALLLVVGAVAPASFMGHFVVFVLSCFVGFQVIWNVSHSLHTPLMAVTNAVSGIVILGALLQIGSGNWLVVTLAALSVLVATINIVGGFLVTRRMLAMFQKS, via the coding sequence ATGAAAATAGCCACACCGAGCGAGGTGTTTGGGGGCGAGGCGCGCGTCGCCATGACTCCGGACAGCGCCTTGCACCTGCAGAAGTTGGGATACGAATGTCTCATCGAGACTGGAGCCGGGAAACTCGCCGGATATTCGGATGACGCCTATCGCGCGGCTGGCGTAAAGGTTGTGGAGGATCCGAGTGCCCTCTATGCCGCCGGTGACGTGATCGCCAAGGTGCGGCCGCCGGAACCTTCCGAGGTTGCGCACCTGCTGCCCGGCCAGACTTTGATTTCGTTCTTCTACCCCGCACAGAATAATGAATTGCTGGAGCTTGCGCGTTCCAATGGCGCCAACATCATAGCGATGGACATGGTGCCGCGTATTTCGCGCGCCCAGAAGATGGACGCCCTATCTTCCATGGCCAATATCGCCGGCTATCGCGCGGTGATCGAGGCTGGCAGCAATTTCGGCCGGTTCTTTACCGGTCAGGTCACGGCCGCGGGAAAGGTACCGCCGGCCAAGGTGCTGATCATCGGCGCCGGCGTCGCGGGTCTTGCGGCAATCGGCACGGCGACCTCGCTCGGTGCAGTCACCTATGCCTTTGACGTGCGCCCTGAGGTTGCCGAACAGATAGAGTCCATGGGCGCCGAGTTCGTCTATCTGGACTTCCCCGACCAGCAGCAAGATGGCGCGGCCACCGGCGGCTATGCCGCTCCCTCCTCGCCGGAGTTCCGCGAGAAGCAGCTGGCAAAGTTCCGGGAAATGGCGCCGGAGATCGACATCGTCATCACCACGGCGCTGATCCCTGGCAGGGCCGCGCCAAAGCTCTGGCTCGCCGACATGGTAGCGGCGATGAAGCCAGGTTCTGTCGTGGTCGACCTTGCGGCCGAACGCGGCGGCAATTGCGACCTGACGGTTCCCGACCAGAAAGTCGTGTCGGCGAATGGTGTGACCGTCATTGGTTACACGGATTTTCCGAGCCGTATGGCCGCGCAGGCCTCGACGCTCTATGCGACGAACGTCCGCCACATGGTCAGCGACCTGACGCCTGCGAAGGACGGCGTGATTGTCCACAACATGGACGACGACGTCATCCGCGGTGCGACGGTCACCAAGGATGGCGAGATCACCTATCCGCCACCACCGCCGAAGATCCAGGCGATCGCCGCGCAGAAGCCAAGGGAAAAGGTCAAGGAGCTGACGCCAGAGGAAAAGCGAGCCGCCGAGGTTGCCGCCTTCAAGGCGCAGACGAAGACCCAGGGTATCCTGCTGTTCGTCGCGACGGCTCTACTGCTCGTAGTCGGCGCTGTGGCGCCTGCCAGCTTTATGGGCCATTTCGTGGTCTTCGTACTTTCCTGCTTCGTCGGCTTCCAGGTCATCTGGAATGTCAGCCACTCCCTCCACACGCCGCTGATGGCGGTGACGAACGCAGTGTCCGGTATCGTCATCCTCGGCGCGCTCCTTCAGATCGGCTCGGGCAATTGGCTCGTGGTCACGCTCGCAGCCCTTTCGGTGCTTGTCGCCACGATCAACATTGTCGGCGGGTTCCTTGTGACACGTCGCATGCTCGCCATGTTCCAGAAGTCTTGA